One part of the Sorangiineae bacterium MSr11954 genome encodes these proteins:
- a CDS encoding histidine kinase produces MAAESNLGMVPQTTQATQASRRAELVAAEGAGAMEPPAERTSRRNRVLFGSAVVLAAVLLQAGTQFFVIQDRARALIQFIHLAIEVPILMVALSKTHAWALRRQASPVRALIAGSLVAAAIGMVCTTILWFVTEQLGLRPHTFKFYKVVLFGFSFSQLYFGLWALAFVYPFAAEDARIRALEAEKLRSMADLSRLRAHLEPHFLLNTLNAIAGLVTEDPREARRLIACLGDLLRDALRDEHELQTLDEEVAWLKRYAAILEARHRGELVFQWQIESGLSNVLLPRLLLQPLVENAVKHGALRRKGGKGQVTVRALEDEAARVIFTIEDNGPGLSDRQRDGTFGLQSVQKRLRLRYPGAELRLTSSSAGTVSTVEIPRDALALAPAQTARKASKAGAS; encoded by the coding sequence ATGGCAGCAGAGAGCAATCTGGGGATGGTGCCCCAGACGACCCAGGCTACCCAAGCGAGCCGCCGGGCGGAGCTCGTGGCCGCCGAGGGCGCGGGTGCCATGGAGCCTCCGGCGGAGCGCACCTCCCGCCGCAACCGGGTGCTCTTTGGCAGCGCGGTGGTCTTGGCGGCGGTGCTCCTGCAAGCCGGCACGCAGTTCTTCGTCATCCAGGATCGCGCCCGCGCCCTCATCCAATTCATTCACCTGGCCATCGAGGTGCCGATCCTCATGGTGGCCCTCTCGAAGACGCACGCCTGGGCGCTGCGCCGCCAAGCGTCGCCCGTTCGCGCGCTGATCGCGGGCTCGCTGGTGGCGGCGGCCATCGGGATGGTGTGCACGACCATCCTCTGGTTCGTGACGGAGCAATTGGGGCTCCGTCCCCATACATTCAAATTTTACAAAGTCGTGCTGTTTGGATTCTCCTTCTCGCAGCTCTATTTCGGTCTCTGGGCGCTCGCCTTCGTCTACCCCTTCGCGGCGGAGGACGCGCGAATCCGCGCCCTGGAGGCGGAGAAGCTCCGCAGCATGGCCGATCTCTCGCGCCTGCGCGCGCACCTGGAGCCGCATTTTCTGCTCAATACGTTGAACGCGATCGCCGGCTTGGTGACCGAAGATCCGCGCGAGGCGCGGCGCCTCATCGCCTGCCTGGGCGATCTCTTGCGCGACGCGCTCCGCGACGAGCACGAGCTTCAAACGCTCGACGAGGAGGTCGCGTGGTTGAAGCGCTATGCCGCCATTTTGGAGGCGCGGCACCGGGGCGAGCTCGTTTTCCAATGGCAAATCGAGTCCGGGCTTTCGAATGTCCTGCTGCCGCGGCTCTTGCTCCAGCCGCTGGTGGAGAACGCCGTCAAACACGGCGCGCTCCGCCGCAAGGGCGGCAAGGGCCAGGTGACCGTGCGCGCCCTCGAGGACGAGGCGGCGCGGGTGATCTTCACCATCGAGGACAACGGCCCGGGGCTCTCGGATCGCCAGCGCGATGGGACCTTCGGGCTCCAATCGGTGCAGAAGCGCCTGAGGCTCCGGTATCCGGGGGCCGAGCTTCGGTTGACCTCTTCGTCCGCGGGGACCGTGTCCACCGTTGAAATTCCGCGCGATGCGCTGGCCTTGGCGCCCGCGCAAACGGCGCGCAAGGCGAGCAAAGCAGGTGCATCGTGA